GAGATGTGGTCTCATATTTTAGGTTGTCCTAAAtaatttgttattttttttaaaaaaattacatttATATCTACTTGACAGTATTATTATACCTCACAGTTCACACCTCGTGGTTCACAACAAGTCGCTTATTAatacatcaacatcatccaCTCTAAGAAACGTTGATCTGTCATGGTGGACTTTCTTTGCCTTTTCACCCTCATAGTAAACGTCCATATTCTTCATTATTCTAGTAACAGGATCAGTCAAGCCCAACCCCGCCAATAAAGTGTAGTATGCGTCATTTCCAGCATTGTGTAAGTATCCATGCGGTATATCCAAAGAACGCAAACAAGAACGTAAACTACCCTGATTTCGAGAAATGCGTACCAAGTCAAGCGTATCAATCTTGTTGATGGTTTCGGGAAGCAGTATACCCAACAGTCTAAAGAACTTGACTTCTGCAGAAACTGCATGGCCCATGAATATCCCGTCTTGCTCAACCAAAAGCTTTTGAAGAAGCACCTTTAGAATTTTGATAGCATCAACTTCCTTCACCACTAGTGATGTTCCATTGGAAAAATAATCCTTGTTATCAGGAACGTACCTACCATTTCTCAAATGGATATGCTCTTCAACAATAAGATGAATCGGCTTAATGTGTGGAATCAtcgaggaagaagaggttGATGGGTCAAACACAGTAATACCTACTTCTGTAACTTTTGAGTGCTGTCGTTCATAACTCTCACAATCAATAGATATGATCGGTCGTGTTTTACTCAGTACCAATCCCAAAGCGTGTTTTAAGTAGGCCATGGACCTTTCCTCTCTACCCTCTTTAAAGACAAAATGCTTACTCCTCAAATATTCTTCAAGGTGGATCTTGTCCCCTTTCGCTATTCTACTTCGAAGTTGAGCAAGTGCTTTTGCTGCTGGCAATCCTGATGATTCCAGGAGTTCCGGTGAGTTCGATGGTGAGGCATCTGTAGCGATACTCGTATCGGTAATACTaatgtttttttcataCTTTGGCAATAATGGGCGATTTGACAAAGACTGATACGTCACTGCAGAAACCTTTTTCTGCGCCAGATTCTTATAAACTGGTTTCTGAACTCTCGATACATGGGACTTGACTTGCTTCATAACTGCTGAAAATTGCATTTCATTGGgggtattttttttaatattattttGGGGCAGAAAAAAACGAGGTTTATATTGTCCAGTAGGTTTGTAGATGGAATGGCAGTTTTGTACCTTGTTGTATAATACTCTTTACGCGCCGCAGGTGTTCGGCTGCTTATCCCTTCTTCTATGTTCTATTCttatatttttctattatgGTTTTTGggaaaattcaaaaatcaAGATAAACCACAATGCTATACACTTTTGCTTAGATAACTTTCTTAACATCACAATCAGTCTATCTCCAGAGGTATATTCTAACTACCATGAACAAGGATGTtgaaattttaaaaaaccATCCTAGCGTTGATGAACTACAAGACATTTTGGAGCGAAACCGTGACAATGTAACATTTGCGTACGTGAATACCATTCTTAATTTCACCATCCCTGAAATATACACCATATCTACCAGCTCCAATTTGCTAGAAGATAATTCGTTAAATACCGCGATACAAAATGTGTTTTATTCTTCATTGATTGGCTTCGGCAATCTTGTTAACAAGATTTCCACGTTGAATAGGGATATGAAAAGTAAAGAGTTGACTCAGCTTTACTTGgacattttgcaaaaagtaGTCGATGAAGGATTGATTCCTCAATTGGTTTCAAATGCAAAGTCCCAAAGCGAGCTAGAAGAGATTAACAAGTTGATTTTCAAAGGCAGAGTCTTATCAGTTGTGAATGAGGTATCCGTTCTACAACATATCGAGATTGTGAATGAGCATTTAAGTAGCACGAAAGGATACGCCACGTACTTGGCGAAATCACTTGTTCAACTCTACATTAATGAAAGTGCTACCGACAAACTTGGCATTAGCAACAACAGAGATAACAAGACCTTAGAATCGTTCATTCACTCGATACTAAAGCTAGGCAAAATCCCGTTTATAACATTTTTCAATGTATTTTTTCAAGAACCATATTGGGACTACTTTGTTGCTACGTTTCGTGGAATGAGGacttttcaaaagaaaagctaCGTCAAGTCATTTTTTGTCGAGTACCTACCAGAGTCAAGATTGATCACTTTGTCAAAAAATTTACCTGCATTATATCAAATTCTTCAGTCACTGTTTGCTGAAGTATTATTCAACGATGACGCTATTATCGAGCTCATTATTTCCACTTGTGACAAAAATTTAGTACAGCTTGGAGCAATGATTCTCAATAGTTCAAGTAACTCAAgtcttgaaaaaagaatgttgAAGCAACTACTGATTTGGTCAGATACGGCATATATCAAGACCGAACCCATCACATATCAAGAAACTCGGAcctattttttattaacaATGATGTCTTATATGAAGCTTAAAGACTCTCAATTTGTCAAGGCGTTGCTAAAGCATAAACGTTTTTTAGAAGGGGTTAGCAATCGACTACAATCGCACTCCAATAATGCAAAGTCTCTTGCCATATTGTTGGCAGATAAAGTATGTAAACTCAATGGAGAAAAACAGATTTTTGAAAGTGCCAACATAAATAATCCATATAGTAATCTACTTGAAAGGAACACGCCTCCAATGGATAATCATATTTCATTTGCGGTTGCATGGTCAATCATTAGAGGCGAAAATCAAGTTGAAGAGCAAAACACTTTGATTGAAGTAGATAACTCAACAAGTACCACTGAAGCTTCAACAAACTCCGCCGCATTAGCTTCTCAAGAAGTTaatgatttggaaaatctTCCACAAAAACCCAAAATCCCCAATCCTATTTACATAAAAGACTTACTTACGTACCTCTCGAAAGATACGAAAAACCCCAACGCTTATGACTTTCGACGTAAAGCTCTTGTTTATGGCCCGTCTTTGCTCAAGCAGAAATCTCAGCGCGGAAACGAAGTTGAGTTTTTTGCAGAAGATCTCATAACACAATTGATTGCGTTGGATAATTATTTTAATGATTCAGATTTCGATGATTTAAAGTTGCAAAACATGATAGCGGTGATTGTGACGACTCCAAAAGTAACATTCCActtatttaatttattgTTGAATGGCGATTATTCGCTCCAACAGAGAATTACCATCCTTTCTGCAGCTGGCCTAGCCGCAAGAGAACTCCGAGGGTTTAAAGATGATATTGAGGATGTGAGAAAAAGTGCAGCTGTAAACACTAATAGTGGTTCTAGCACTATCACCAACACCGTTACAAATATAACCACCAAAACAGTTGCACAGATGCTTCCTCCTCAATTGCATGAAAAATACATGCAACTTGAGACTCTCACCAATTCTGCAACAGAACAGGCGAAAATTCCCCAATTCCACAAAATTATTGCGACAAACTTTTATTTCCCGCTCCTAAACGTTTGGTATGAGGCAGGCACGATAGATATTGGACATTACCTGCCAATTTTCATATCTCATTATATAAAGACACTTCTGATATTCATACACTGTGCTTACCCTTCCGCAACTCAGCTTAATGATATGTGCAAGGAGTATCTCACTTTGAGCTGTACTGTTATAAAAAACTTGAATATCGACGAGATTCAAGTTGTGCAAAGTGTCATATTAGGTATTTTATTGGTGTTTGATGTACTTGACAGCCTTTATATTGTTCAAAATTATACCGATGATCTAGGATTGATTTCGCAATGGCTACAAAGTAGCTGGGAGATGattaatgatgaagatgtcAAATCAGCTGCTGctaaattgttgttgacaaTCCTGGACATGGCAAAGAAATATGAAAGAACAATGCTATATCAGGATGGGTTTTATTAACCTTTGAAAAGGAATAAACAGGAATCAAAagataaaggaaaaaaaaaaaaagaagaataacaATAGAGATCAAAATGCTTTCAATAGATATTAATTATAACCATTTTCAACATGTGCCTGTATATATAGTGTAGcattttgcattttgcattttgctgtttctttttttttagattcTATATTCTGtactttgttttccaatttttctttattatatattttataaCCTCTTTTATAATCTATTTAATAATCTAATttataatttattttataatCGATTTGTTACTCTGGCTCCATCAGATCCGAGTCTACAAATATTGATTCCGTTACCTGATTCTGGTTGTTTTCCGCACCAAATAAGAAACTCGTTGCCTCAATAGCAGATTGTATCTCCATCAATGTAGCATCGTTACATGTACGTATTTTCCTCTGTAGCTCCTTGCGTTTTTCAATCAGCTTAAATTTCTTCtccatctttctttctctcgccaatttctcctcctcctgtttcttcaattttgcaTATTgtgctttttcttcctccgTCATATTTTGAATCTCGTTTGCAACCTTTTCAACTTGTTCTTTATGTAATTGCCTTCTTGACTCTTTCGCTTCGCGTCTTTCCTTTGCAGCTTTTTTCTTGTCCTCAATTTCTTCGGGACTTAATTCTTCCACCAATGCTACATCCAATCTCTTCAGTAATCGTATATATGGATCACACAATTTAAAGGCTAATAGTAAAGTATAGTATGCGTCGTTCCCTGCGTTGTGTAGAAAATTGTGTGGTATATCTAGCAGCTGCAACGAGCGTGCCAAGCCAACATTGTCCTTGCCATGTTGaatcttcatcatttgaGCAGTATCAAGTCGTAAATGGTTTTGCGGCAAAGAAATACCAAGATTCTTGAGCCACTTGACGTCTCCACCAACATCGTGCCCAACCAAGTAAGTTTTTTTCAACTGTTGTTGaacattttcttcaacCAAGGCATCTCCATTTTCAGATGCAGTTgtgtatacaaaaaaatgGTCAATCAAAGCTTGCACAAATACGGCAGCTTCGTATCTACTCAATACCAAAGTCGTTCCACCGTTGAAGTTGTCAACATGATTGGGCACATACTGTCCATTGATAAGTTTGACTGTTTCCTTGATTCGAATATGTATCTGTTTAATTGTCGGCATTATTGATACTCCACCCAAATTAACAATATTAGCATCTCGAATATTATTTCTGGCTTCCCCTTTCGCAAATGGATCATAAATTGCAATACCAATTTCCGTGATTAACTTTGTATTCATTTCCCAAGCCTCTACATCTAAACTGAAGAGCACTGCAGATCGAGTAAAGACATCGCGAATCGTATTGGCATAGGATAATTTTTGCTGGCTACCGGTACCATTTGCTAGTCGAGGATTCTTACTCCAAACATGACTTTGTTCCTCGAGGTATGTGTCAACAATCTTGTGCAATATAGGTGTTACTCCAAAATCTGTATTTAAAATCGACAGTAGCAGCAGTGGTGGTGACAGTGGAAATTCAACTTCGAAGTTAGCGCTGTATAGTTTATTCAAGCATTGCAATACATTATTTTTGTCCTCCGGTCGAAGCACTTGAACAGGTTCTGCATTTTTCACATGGTTGTAATtggagtttgagtttgaattcaaatttgaatttgagtttgagtttgagtttggctCGGAGTATGTTTGTCTTTGAAATTGCAGActgttctttttatttccattCTTATTAAATTTACCTTTGTACTTGCTCATATTTCTGTGCACTATATAGGGAGGCTTAAACAATATGGACACAGCTCTCGTGGTGGAAGATAAACAAGGAATGACAGCTCTagtaaagtaaaacaaAGTGATATTTCCTATAATGTTGGATTAAAACTAAGAATGATAGATacaaaataatattaaattaaaagaaaaaaagaacccCCCGAactgtattttttttgggatCAATGAGCTATTATTGTGTAGACTGAATAATACACTCAACGACGACGGGAAATTTGGTTTAGATGATCTTGATGCGTCTCGAGCCCCACTAGTATACTGCATATAGTAATACGAGAGCTTAAACTATATCCAAATTGAACATATGTGCTGCATTTGAGCCGCacgcaaaaagaaaatttatAGAAACggaattttttaaaagagaagcaatttttaaaaacgtATCAGTAATGGTGATTGGATCTCAAAGTTTTCAGTTATTCAATTAAATTGTATTTGAAATCGGGACatgctctttttttattttggttcagagtgaaagaaaataatctTAGTTACACTGATTTGCTTTATCCAATGAAGTGGACTAAATATCGTAAAGATGAAGTAACCTGTGATTCCAAtaccaaaattttttttttcctttctttttttttctttttgttttcaaaacgtGTGTTGCACAAAATTTATGGCtgcaaaatatatatatatatatatagatttAAGAAAGAAGTATAAAGTACACATTAGcatctttttgctttaccTCTAAACTAAAAGTACAAGGCTGATTATATCTCCAACTTCTCCCCCTTGTTAATGGTCGAACCTAAAATCGAGTCTCTTGTTTCCTTCGTCTTTAGTTGTTTTTCTGTATTGGTCCTTTTCGTCTTCACTCATTGTGCCCCAAATTCGTTCCCTGGTTTGATTTCTCCAGATGTAGTACCATTTCGTTAACAACAAAAGCGGAATCACCAGCAAGGTAAGGATCCATAATTGTAAAAGACCTCTCTTGTACAATGGATAATCATCGGCTCTGAAGATGTTCATTGCAATTATTGCATCTGCCTGAACAAACATATTGTATAATGCTGAGCAAATGGATCTAGTTCTCactgaatttgaatttctCGAGACCCAAGACACTAAAATGGCATGAATAAAGGGATGACCACTATAAAGTGTATTCAACACATAACTCGGCCAAGCTTGCACGCCTGAACCAGGCCAGAATCTAATGACTCCAAGAAGAATGACTCCATAAACTGGCGCAAATATTGAAACCAATGCGCGATTGTTGAGCTTTTCTGAGAACCAGGTTATGAAAAGCAACATTACGATAGCCAATACCGCTTGCGGGATGGTCAATAGGTTAGTTTCTAATGTTCCAAATCCCAATTGGCGTGTTAACAAGACAAAATAGGAGCCAAATGTAAAATATCCAATATAAGCAACCAAACCAATTGCATAAAGTGGCCACATGTCGTAATCAATCAAGCACTTCCAAATCTCCTTCAATGTCATTGCTTGA
This DNA window, taken from Lodderomyces elongisporus chromosome 7, complete sequence, encodes the following:
- the TEL2 gene encoding telomere binding protein (BUSCO:EOG09263YUI) gives rise to the protein MNKDVEILKNHPSVDELQDILERNRDNVTFAYVNTILNFTIPEIYTISTSSNLLEDNSLNTAIQNVFYSSLIGFGNLVNKISTLNRDMKSKELTQLYLDILQKVVDEGLIPQLVSNAKSQSELEEINKLIFKGRVLSVVNEVSVLQHIEIVNEHLSSTKGYATYLAKSLVQLYINESATDKLGISNNRDNKTLESFIHSILKLGKIPFITFFNVFFQEPYWDYFVATFRGMRTFQKKSYVKSFFVEYLPESRLITLSKNLPALYQILQSSFAEVLFNDDAIIELIISTCDKNLVQLGAMILNSSSNSSLEKRMLKQLSIWSDTAYIKTEPITYQETRTYFLLTMMSYMKLKDSQFVKALLKHKRFLEGVSNRLQSHSNNAKSLAILLADKVCKLNGEKQIFESANINNPYSNLLERNTPPMDNHISFAVAWSIIRGENQVEEQNTLIEVDNSTSTTEASTNSAALASQEVNDLENLPQKPKIPNPIYIKDLLTYLSKDTKNPNAYDFRRKALVYGPSLLKQKSQRGNEVEFFAEDLITQLIALDNYFNDSDFDDLKLQNMIAVIVTTPKVTFHLFNLLLNGDYSLQQRITILSAAGLAARELRGFKDDIEDVRKSAAVNTNSGSSTITNTVTNITTKTVAQMLPPQLHEKYMQLETLTNSATEQAKIPQFHKIIATNFYFPLLNVWYEAGTIDIGHYSPIFISHYIKTLSIFIHCAYPSATQLNDMCKEYLTLSCTVIKNLNIDEIQVVQSVILGILLVFDVLDSLYIVQNYTDDLGLISQWLQSSWEMINDEDVKSAAAKLLLTISDMAKKYERTMLYQDGFY